In the Vanessa cardui chromosome 10, ilVanCard2.1, whole genome shotgun sequence genome, one interval contains:
- the LOC124533301 gene encoding uncharacterized protein LOC124533301, with protein MTNDVSLTLFQMVMALPTCFISLLSTVDVVSRAVKTDFNAMYTIEVTLNIVLPCVPAVFGELGSAEADNIKSNMIRRYRVCRNDALRNKILDGIKFLEICPMNFTVWRIFAVNLSLVLSLIGVYTTYTIVLLQFRNLKT; from the exons ATGACTAATGACGTGTCACTAACGCTATTCCAGATGGTGATGGCCTTACCGACTTGTTTCATTTCTTTGCTCAGTACGGTTGACGTTGTAAGTCGGGCTGTGAAAACTGAC TTCAATGCTATGTATACTATTGAAGTAACTCTTAATATCGTTCTGCCATGTGTTCCGGCTGTTTTTGGGGAATTGGGAAGCGCTGAAGCGGATAACATTAAATCTAATATGATCCGACGATACAGAGTTTGTCGAA ATGACGCGCTGCGCAATAAAATTTTGGACGGAATCAAATTCCTCGAAATCTGTCCGATGAACTTCACCGTCTGGCGCATCTTCGCCGTCAACTTGTCGCTGGTGCTGTCTCTCATCGGCGTGTACACCACGTACACGATTGTGTTGTTGcaatttcgtaatttaaaaacttaa